The Myotis daubentonii chromosome 19, mMyoDau2.1, whole genome shotgun sequence genome window below encodes:
- the ANHX gene encoding anomalous homeobox protein, with protein MQSFLKLLQDSGGASPSVEELVSLAGRLCRDLQDDLTQAQPLVTAVLESQLRLYLLDNKDVAVLCARVLAQQEQHEAACQILEGCWVPGGSQELVQVWNDIHYHLVRKRLGVATLTSVQKFRCRKRNPPPPSLCPDGLKSRNFPREVRQKLQSFASGVSSSPSKAEREALAAETSLTVEQVYNWFANYRRRQRARLQCLEPQPSGQPHPGFVGGHPPQWAGGEENGPARTPVTTPGFWQPPALALDVSGDGTMPESLTPRRVL; from the exons ATGCAGAGTTTCCTGAAGCTGCTGCAGGACAGTGGAGGCGCCAGCCCATCTGTGGAGGAGCTGGTGAGCCTCGCGGGCAGGCTGTGCCGGGACCTGCAGGACGACCTCACCCAGGCACAGCCCTTGGTCACGGCCGTGCTGGAGAGCCAGCTCCGCCTGTACCTCCTGGACAACAAGGACGTGGCGGTGCTGTGCGCCCGCGTGCTGGCCCAGCAGGAGCAGCACGAAGCCGCCTGCCAGATATTGGAG GGATGCTGGGTGCCAGGAGGCAGTCAGGAGCTGGTGCAGGTTTGGAATGACATTCACTACCATTTGGTCAGGAAGAGGCTGGGCGTGGCCACGCTGACCTCGGTGCAAAAGTTCCGCTGCAGGAAGAG GAAcccgccacccccctccctctgccctgacGGACTGAAGAGCCGCAACTTCCCCAGGGAGGTTCGCCAGAAGTTGCAGAGCTTCGCctcgggtgtgagcagcagccccAGCAAGGCCGAGCGG GAGGCCCTGGCTGCGGAGACCAGCCTCACCGTGGAGCAGGTCTACAACTGGTTCGCCAATTACCGCCGGCGCCAGAGGGCGCGGCTCCAGTGTTTGGAGCCGCAGCCctcaggccagccccaccccggcTTCGTGGGTGGGCACCCACCTCAGTGGGCAG GAGGTGAGGAGAATGGGCCGGCTCGAACCCCGGTGACCACTCCAGGGTTTTGGCAGCCTCCGGCCCTGGCCTTGGATGTTTCTGGAGACGGGACAATGCCCGAATCACTGACTCCCAG GCGGGTGCTGTGA
- the LOC132222027 gene encoding uncharacterized protein LOC132222027, with protein MYPEGPGRDPSTLPTVYPDPGFAGLAAHSDLLDSSAAPKPWLVSLTLASSRDASVQTGQLVHSHGLHFWMPPSDTSMSVSISTVTEPSCTGLPDLPGSHPLSTFLEEGPGTSVSQAGSFLVTEPPPQAPELVLPQSLPEQSPTPSTFPGPVPAGELSEALPSNQVPWSDSQDSSDAFWVARMLLELSGGNLG; from the exons ATGTATCCGGAGGGGCCTGGCCGCGACCCATCCACTCTCCCCACCGTCTACCCTGACCCTGGCTTCGCTGGGCTGGCTGCCCACAGCGACTTGCTGGACTCTTCAGCTGCgcccaagccctggctggtatccCTCACACTGGCGTCCTCCAGGGACGCTTCCGTTCAGACTGGACAGCTGGTGCACAGTCACGGGCTGCACTTCTGGATGCCCCCTTCAGACACTTCTATGTCGGTGTCCATTTCCACGGTCACCGAGCCCAGCTGCACAG GGCTCCCTGACCTGCCCGGAAGCCACCCCCTGAGCACATTCCTGGAGGAGGGTCCGGGCACCAGcgtcagccaggcaggcagcttccTGGTGACAGAGCCCCCACCACAGGCTCCGGAGTTGGTCCTGCCCCAGAG CCTCCCGGAGCAGTCTCCTACCCCGTCGACCTTTCCCGGGCCTGTGCCTGCTGGGGAGCTGAGCGAGGCCCTGCCGTCCAACCAG GTGCCGTGGTCTGACAGCCAGGACTCCAGCGATGCCTTCTGGGTGGCCAGGATGCTCCTTGAGCTTTCGGGGGGGAACCTGGGCTGA